The proteins below come from a single Miscanthus floridulus cultivar M001 chromosome 1, ASM1932011v1, whole genome shotgun sequence genomic window:
- the LOC136478279 gene encoding type I inositol polyphosphate 5-phosphatase 4-like: MREESNKKSKLSWSKSLVRKWFNIKTKAQDFHADCDATQGRDGHGGEWRTSCSEREAGAAKKSRTDRSSKRSSMDRIRGGKNEVVDAARLTEVQNYRIFASTWNVGGKSPPRGLNLDDWLHSSPPADIYVLGFQEIVPLNAGNVLGTEDNLPAKKWVSLVRRTLNKNPGSCCYGGYCTPSPVPDPVVEQDADFEGSSRRQDSLSYLHRRSFNLSRSLRVEGNHMLPHPRLDRRFSVCDPVSLGGRPSDFDGNFPFMGSPDDHCIEEDTSNGAYFSPLPYGYGASAPMEENYYQSNTSRYCLVASKQMVGIFLTIWVRSEIRNDVRNLKVSCVGRGLMGYLGNKGSISISMSLHHTTFCFVCCHLTSGEKEGDELRRNSDVMEILRKTRFPQVRGASDVKSPETILEHDRIIWLGDLNYRIALSYCSAKALVEMHNWKQLLEKDQLRIERRCGRVFQGWKEGRIYFPPTYKYSFNSDRYSGVRPKEKRRTPAWCDRILWYGNGLMQLSYVRGESRFSDHRPVYSIFMAEVESILHRRRNMGYFSSRIEVEELLPYPYSSGEMKFY, from the exons ATGAGGGAAGAGAgcaacaagaagagcaag CTCTCCTGGTCGAAATCCCTTGTGAGGAAGTGGTTCAACATCAAGACTAAGGCGCAGGATTTCCATGCGGATTGCGACGCCACCCAAG GGAGGGACGGGCATGGCGGTGAATGGAGGACCAGCTGCTCAGAGAGGGAGGCAGGCGCAGCCAAGAAAAGCAGAACTG ACCGGTCGTCGAAGCGGAGTAGTATGGACCGAATCCGAGGAGGAAAAAACGAAGTTGTCGATGCGGCACGCCTCACCGAAGTTCAGAATTACAG AATCTTTGCCTCCACGTGGAATGTCGGAGGTAAATCCCCACCAAGGGGATTGAATCTTGATGACTGGCTCCATTCTTCACCTCCAGCTGATATCTATGTGTTAGG atttcaagaaattgttccttTGAATGCTGGAAATGTTCTTGGCACTGAAGATAATCTCCCAGCCAAAAAATGGGTATCCCTTGTGAGGAGGACATTGAATAAAAATCCTGGTTCATGCTGCTATGGTGGCTATTGCACACCATCTCCTGTCCCTGATCCGGTTGTTGAACAAGATGCTGATTTTGAAGGATCATCGAGAAGGCAGGATAGTTTATCCTATTTGCACCGTCGGTCATTCAACCTTAGCCGGAGTTTAAGAGTTGAAGGGAACCATATGCTGCCACACCCAAGGTTGGATCGTAGGTTCAGTGTCTGTGACCCAGTTAGCTTGGGAGGCAGGCCAAGTGATTTTGATGGGAACTTCCCATTCATGGGATCACCAGATGATCATTGTATCGAGGAGGATACAAGCAATGGAGCATATTTTTCACCCTTGCCATATGGCTATGGTGCCTCCGCACCTATGGAAGAAAATTATTATCAGTCAAATACATCTag GTACTGTTTGGTTGCCAGCAAGCAGATGGTCGGTATATTTCTCACCATTTGGGTACGCAGCGAAATAAGAAATGATGTGAGAAACCTGAAAGTTTCTTGCGTGGGTAGAGGACTAATGGGTTATCTTGGAAATAAG GGGTCTATATCCATAAGCATGTCTTTGCACCACACAACCTTTTGTTTTGTCTGTTGTCATTTGACCTCCGGTGAAAAGGAAGGAGATGAACTTCGGAGGAATTCTGATGTTATGGAAATTCTAAGGAAGACTAGATTTCCACAGGTCCGTGGTGCTTCTGATGTCAAGTCACCAGAAACAATTCTTGAGCATGA TCGTATCATTTGGCTTGGGGATTTGAATTATCGGATTGCTCTTTCATACTGCTCAGCTAAAGCTCTTGTTGAAATGCATAATTGGAAACAACTATTGGAGAAAGATCAG CTACGGATAGAACGAAGATGTGGGCGTGTTTTCCAGGGATGGAAAGAAGGCAGGATTTATTTTCCTCCAACATATAAATACTCATTCAACTCAGATCGTTATTCTGGAGTGCGTCCCAAAGAAAAACGGAGGACGCCTGCTTG GTGTGATCGTATTTTGTGGTATGGTAATGGCCTCATGCAATTGTCCTATGTTCGTGGAGAGTCTCGCTTCTCTGACCACAGGCCAGTGTACAGTATTTTCATGGCTGAGGTTGAAAGCATCCTCCACAGAAGAAGAAACATGGGCTATTTCAGCTCTAGAATTGAGGTGGAAGAGCTTTTGCCATATCCATACAGCTCTGGAGAAATGAAGTTCTACTAA
- the LOC136454447 gene encoding probable BOI-related E3 ubiquitin-protein ligase 2 — protein sequence MGPTTLLPPLLPFSLLAAKSQAWCGLARSNEAVASGLRPTLDALLLRAGVNGGCGTAHPAAEEGFSESDVMDDAESCCFVDVTEDAMSDPATKWACRACSGGEASVLLLPCRHLCLCKACEPWADSCPVCSGTKNAAIHIAPN from the coding sequence atgggccccaccacccttctccctcctctcctccccttctccctcctggCCGCCAAGTCGCAGGCGTGGTGCGGCCTGGCGCGCAGCAACGAGGCCGTCGCGTCGGGCCTGCGCCCCACACTCGACGCCCTGCTCCTCCGCGCCGGCGTCAATGGTGGTTGCGGTACGGCGCATCCCGCCGCCGAGGAGGGATTCAGCGAGTCCGACGTCATGGACGACGCGGAGTCGTGCTGCTTCGTGGACGTGACCGAGGACGCGATGTCGGACCCGGCGACGAAGTGGGCGTGCAGGGCGTGCAGCGGAGGCGAGGCGTcggtgctgctgctgccgtgCCGGCACCTGTGCCTGTGCAAGGCGTGCGAGCCCTGGGCGGATTCCTGCCCCGTCTGCTCCGGCACCAAGAACGCGGCCATCCACATCGCGCCCAACTGA